One stretch of Arthrobacter polaris DNA includes these proteins:
- the rapZ gene encoding RNase adapter RapZ: MTEKQDSVASDEALTXIKPVESELLVVTGMSGAGRSTAANALEDHGWYVIENLPXQMLAALAELVSRMPAALPKLAVVVDVRGKALFADIRESLNALSAAGISYRVLFLDASDDTLVRRFEQGRRPHPLQKDGRILDGIAAERLLLADMKSQAEMVLDTSDMNVHQLGTAVTELFSESGPVILSLTIMSFGFKYGLPVDANYVADVRFIPNPHWIPQLRPLTGQDEAVSNFVLNDNGAADFVDRYVHALEPVFDGYRRENKHYATIAVGCTGGKHRSVAVAIELAKRLSQLPRVTTSIRHRDLGRE, encoded by the coding sequence ATGACCGAAAAGCAAGACTCAGTAGCCAGCGACGAGGCACTGACCNCCATCAAGCCTGTCGAATCCGAACTGCTGGTTGTCACCGGAATGTCGGGGGCAGGACGCAGTACTGCGGCCAACGCCCTGGAAGACCACGGCTGGTACGTTATAGAGAATCTGCCCNCGCAAATGCTCGCGGCTCTGGCAGAACTGGTCTCACGCATGCCGGCGGCACTGCCCAAGCTCGCCGTCGTTGTTGACGTCCGTGGCAAGGCACTGTTCGCCGATATCAGGGAGTCCCTGAACGCACTCTCAGCCGCTGGGATCAGTTACCGGGTGCTATTCCTTGATGCGAGCGATGACACCTTGGTTCGCCGTTTCGAGCAGGGCAGACGCCCACACCCACTGCAAAAGGACGGCCGTATCCTGGACGGTATTGCCGCCGAACGGCTGCTACTAGCTGATATGAAGTCCCAAGCGGAGATGGTCCTTGACACCTCGGATATGAATGTTCACCAGCTGGGCACTGCTGTCACCGAGCTTTTCTCAGAGTCCGGACCCGTGATTTTGAGCCTGACAATCATGAGCTTCGGTTTCAAATACGGTCTGCCCGTGGACGCCAACTATGTTGCTGACGTGCGTTTCATCCCCAACCCGCACTGGATTCCCCAACTGCGTCCGCTCACAGGCCAGGACGAAGCGGTGAGTAACTTTGTCCTCAACGACAACGGCGCTGCCGATTTCGTTGACCGGTACGTGCATGCCCTTGAACCCGTTTTTGACGGCTACCGCCGCGAGAACAAGCACTATGCCACCATCGCGGTGGGCTGCACCGGTGGGAAACACCGCTCCGTGGCCGTGGCCATTGAACTTGCCAAACGTCTGAGTCAGCTGCCGCGTGTGACCACCAGCATCCGGCACCGAGACCTCGGGCGGGAGTAA
- the whiA gene encoding DNA-binding protein WhiA → MALTAAVXEELSRLDVKKSSVRKAEVSALLRFAGGLHIIAGRIVIEAEVDTAATARRLRLAIAEMYGHQSEIVVISGGGLRRGSRYVVRVVRDGEALARQSGLLDGRGRPVRGLPSAVVNGSTADAEAVWRGAFLAHGSLTEPGRSSALEVTCPGPEAALALVXAARRLDIAAKARDVRGIDRVVIRDGDTIAALLVRMGAHDTFLVWEERRMRKEVRATANRLANFDDANLRRSAQAAVAAGARVERALEILGEDVPDHLKYAGTLRVGHKQASLDELGRLADPPLTKDAIAGRIRRLLAMADKXAKDLGIPGTESNVTFDMLDG, encoded by the coding sequence ATGGCGCTGACAGCGGCGGTANAAGAGGAATTGTCCCGACTTGATGTCAAGAAGTCCTCGGTTCGCAAGGCTGAAGTCTCGGCACTGCTACGTTTTGCCGGTGGATTGCACATCATCGCCGGGCGAATTGTGATTGAAGCTGAAGTGGACACCGCTGCAACCGCACGGCGCCTGCGCCTGGCCATTGCCGAAATGTACGGCCACCAAAGCGAGATCGTGGTGATTTCAGGAGGCGGCTTGCGTCGCGGCAGCCGGTATGTGGTGCGTGTGGTGCGTGACGGTGAGGCGCTGGCCCGTCAGAGTGGTCTCCTTGACGGGCGGGGACGGCCCGTGCGCGGCTTGCCATCCGCCGTCGTCAATGGCTCCACGGCGGATGCTGAGGCAGTGTGGCGTGGGGCTTTTCTGGCCCATGGCTCACTGACCGAACCCGGCCGTTCCTCAGCCTTAGAGGTCACCTGCCCGGGCCCTGAAGCTGCCCTGGCCCTGGTGNGGGCGGCGCGCCGCCTAGACATCGCTGCCAAGGCCCGTGACGTACGGGGCATTGACAGGGTGGTGATCCGTGATGGTGACACCATTGCTGCGCTGCTGGTGCGCATGGGCGCTCATGACACGTTCTTGGTGTGGGAGGAACGGCGCATGCGCAAGGAGGTGCGTGCCACGGCCAACCGCCTGGCCAACTTTGACGATGCCAATCTGCGCCGTTCAGCACAAGCCGCCGTTGCAGCCGGTGCCCGTGTTGAGCGAGCACTTGAAATCTTGGGCGAGGATGTCCCTGACCATCTTAAATACGCTGGCACGTTGCGCGTTGGGCATAAACAAGCAAGTCTTGATGAGTTGGGCCGGCTCGCTGACCCGCCGCTGACCAAGGATGCTATTGCTGGGCGTATCCGCCGTCTGCTTGCCATGGCTGATAAANAAGCCAAAGATTTAGGTATTCCAGGCACTGAGTCGAACGTCACTTTCGACATGCTCGATGGCTAA
- the gap gene encoding type I glyceraldehyde-3-phosphate dehydrogenase, with translation MTTRIGINGFGRIGRNYFRAALAQGADVEIVAVNDLTSPEALAHLLKYDSVQGRLPVSVDVVDGHLVVDGKTITVLAERDPANLPWGKLGVDIVIESTGFFTKAADAQKHIDAGAKKVLISAPASDEDITIVLGVNDELYDPAAHHIISNASCTTNCLGPLAKVLNDNFGLERGLMTTIHAYTADQNLQDGPHKDLRRARAAAINMIPTSTGAAKAIGLVLPELKGKLDGYAIRVPVPTGSATDLTATVSREVTVEEVNAAYKAAAAEGKLAGYLTYTEDPIVSSDIVGDPASSIFDSGLTKVIGNQVKVVSWYDNEWGYSNRLVDLTELVASSSKETNDTPHPQRTHR, from the coding sequence GTGACTACTCGTATTGGTATTAACGGGTTCGGCCGCATCGGCCGCAACTACTTCCGTGCCGCCCTAGCCCAGGGTGCAGACGTCGAGATCGTGGCGGTTAATGACCTCACGAGCCCCGAAGCATTGGCTCACCTGCTCAAGTACGACTCCGTCCAAGGTCGCCTGCCTGTTTCCGTCGACGTTGTTGACGGCCACCTGGTGGTTGATGGCAAGACCATCACCGTACTCGCTGAGCGCGATCCCGCAAACCTTCCTTGGGGCAAGCTGGGCGTTGACATCGTCATCGAATCCACCGGCTTCTTCACCAAGGCAGCCGACGCGCAGAAGCACATTGATGCCGGCGCCAAGAAGGTCCTCATCTCCGCTCCGGCCTCCGACGAAGACATCACCATTGTGCTGGGCGTGAACGATGAACTGTACGATCCCGCCGCGCACCACATCATCTCCAATGCATCCTGCACCACCAACTGCTTGGGCCCGCTAGCTAAGGTTCTGAACGACAACTTCGGTTTGGAGCGTGGCCTGATGACCACCATCCACGCCTACACTGCTGATCAGAATCTCCAGGATGGCCCGCACAAGGACCTTCGCCGTGCGCGCGCCGCAGCTATCAACATGATCCCCACCTCAACCGGTGCCGCCAAGGCCATTGGCCTGGTTCTGCCGGAGCTCAAGGGCAAGCTCGATGGTTATGCCATCCGCGTACCCGTCCCCACGGGCTCAGCAACTGACTTGACCGCTACGGTGAGCCGCGAGGTTACCGTTGAGGAAGTCAACGCCGCCTACAAGGCTGCCGCAGCCGAAGGTAAGCTGGCCGGTTACCTGACCTACACCGAAGACCCGATCGTCTCCTCCGACATTGTCGGAGACCCGGCGTCGTCCATCTTTGACTCTGGTTTGACCAAAGTCATCGGCAACCAGGTCAAGGTTGTTTCGTGGTACGACAACGAGTGGGGTTATTCCAACCGCTTGGTCGACCTGACCGAGCTCGTCGCCTCAAGCTCTAAGGAAACGAATGACACTCCACACCCTCAGCGAACTCATCGATGA
- the yvcK gene encoding uridine diphosphate-N-acetylglucosamine-binding protein YvcK, translating to MYTGILPIIPQATKLSSPEAGVRVAALGGGHGLAASLSALRLVTGNVTAVVTVADDGGSSGRLRDELGVLPXXDLRMALSALCDDTDWGRTWRDVMQHRFTSREGVAGSLDNHALGNLLIVTLWELLXDPVAGLRWAGALLGARGEVLPMASVPLTIEGQVKNNGTPGPLIRGQSLLAKAGEVENVRLVPQDAPACVEAVAAIHDADWVVLGPGSWYTSVLPHLLLPEMREALSTTAARRLLTMNLDVNDAEAVGMNAADHLHVISRYAPEFTVDVVLADPDSIADVAEFSAAAAMIGAEVVFGKVGSSGPDAVHDPLRLAAAYRDIXGDHQCT from the coding sequence ATGTACACCGGAATTCTGCCGATCATTCCACAGGCTACTAAATTGTCCAGCCCGGAGGCTGGTGTGCGCGTGGCGGCCCTCGGCGGCGGGCACGGGCTTGCCGCCTCACTCTCGGCGCTACGCCTTGTCACAGGCAATGTCACTGCCGTTGTGACGGTGGCAGACGACGGCGGCTCCTCGGGCCGCTTACGGGACGAGTTGGGTGTTCTTCCCNCGNGGGATCTGCGCATGGCCCTGTCTGCCTTGTGTGATGACACGGACTGGGGACGGACCTGGCGGGATGTGATGCAGCACCGCTTTACCTCGCGTGAGGGTGTTGCTGGTTCGCTGGACAATCACGCCCTCGGTAACCTGCTCATCGTGACGTTGTGGGAGTTACTGNGGGACCCTGTGGCGGGTCTGCGCTGGGCCGGCGCCCTGCTGGGTGCCCGCGGCGAAGTGCTGCCCATGGCAAGTGTCCCACTGACCATTGAAGGCCAGGTCAAGAACAATGGCACCCCAGGTCCACTGATCAGGGGCCAGTCACTGCTGGCCAAGGCCGGTGAAGTGGAGAATGTGCGCCTGGTACCCCAAGATGCCCCGGCATGTGTTGAGGCGGTGGCGGCCATTCACGACGCCGATTGGGTGGTCCTTGGCCCGGGGTCCTGGTACACCTCAGTGCTGCCGCACCTCCTGCTGCCAGAAATGCGTGAGGCCCTCTCAACCACCGCGGCCAGACGGTTACTCACCATGAACCTTGATGTGAACGACGCAGAGGCCGTTGGTATGAATGCTGCGGATCATCTCCACGTGATTTCTCGCTATGCACCTGAGTTCACCGTGGATGTGGTGCTGGCTGATCCGGACTCCATTGCCGATGTTGCCGAGTTCAGCGCAGCAGCGGCGATGATAGGTGCCGAGGTGGTATTCGGTAAGGTGGGAAGTTCCGGGCCTGACGCCGTCCATGACCCCTTGCGTCTGGCGGCTGCGTATCGAGATATTNTTGGGGATCACCAATGTACGTGA
- a CDS encoding superoxide dismutase, with protein MTKYTLPELSYDYAALEPNISARIMELHHSKHHAAYVAGANLALDQLAEARESNNFANVAKYSKDLAFNLGGHTNHSIFWNNLSPEGGDKPEGELAAAIDDAFGSFDAFRAHFTAAAMGIQGSGWALLSFEGLGGNLLIEQLFDQQGNIXVATTPLLMLDMWEHAFYLDYVNVKADYVKAFWNIVNWADVAKRFEAARKXATSLILP; from the coding sequence GTGACTAAGTACACACTTCCGGAACTCAGCTATGATTACGCTGCCCTGGAACCCAATATTTCCGCCCGCATCATGGAACTGCACCACAGCAAGCACCACGCCGCCTATGTTGCCGGCGCGAACCTTGCGTTGGATCAGCTCGCCGAAGCACGCGAAAGCAATAACTTCGCCAACGTAGCCAAGTACTCCAAGGATTTGGCTTTCAACTTAGGTGGTCACACCAACCACTCCATCTTCTGGAACAACCTTTCCCCTGAGGGCGGCGACAAGCCAGAAGGTGAACTGGCCGCAGCCATTGACGACGCGTTTGGTTCCTTTGACGCTTTCCGCGCACACTTCACGGCCGCAGCCATGGGCATCCAGGGTTCCGGCTGGGCCCTGCTGTCCTTCGAAGGCCTCGGTGGCAACCTCTTGATCGAGCAGCTGTTCGATCAGCAGGGCAACATCNCCGTGGCCACCACGCCGCTGTTGATGCTGGATATGTGGGAGCACGCTTTCTACCTTGACTACGTCAACGTGAAGGCTGATTACGTCAAAGCATTCTGGAACATTGTGAACTGGGCCGATGTGGCCAAGCGTTTCGAGGCTGCGCGCAAANACGCAACCTCGCTGATCCTGCCGTAG